ACGTTGGACTCGGACTCCGTGCGCCAGTCCGCGTAGAGCGAGCGCACGTGCTCGTCGAGGAAGTTCAACTTGATGATGTTGGGCCGCAGTTCGGGGTCGTCGGTGAGGGCGAAGTCGAGGTGCGGCGCCAACAGCGAGTGGAAGAGCGGATTCCAGCCGACGATGTCGCAGCGGTAGTTGAGCACCGCGGCGGCCACGCCGTCGAGGGACGCCAGGAGCATGCGCGTCGACGGCGCGAGCTGTCCGTCCTGAGCCGGCCTGAGCTGTCCGGGCCGCTCCGGGGAACCGATCTTCAGCAGGTAGTCCTGCTCGTCGTTGCTCAGCTCCAGCGCGCGGGCGATCGAGAGCAGCACCTGAGGCGACGCGTGGGCCGTGATGGACTGTTCCAGCCGGGTGTAGTAGGTCTGGCTCACCCCTGCGAGGGCCGCCACCTCCTCGCGGCGCAGACCGGGAACCCGGCGTGCGCCCCCGGCGGGCAGTCCTCTCTGCTCGGGCTGGACCCGCTCGCGCATCTGCCGAAGGTAGCTGCCGAGGTTCGCGTTCATGACATGTTCCACCTCTCTGATTATGGACGGGGCCGGTGCGTACGCAACCGACCCCGCGACTGTTGGCAGGAAGCGGCCGGTGAGCGCGGCGCGCTCACCGGCCGCGGACGACGCCCGCGCGGCGGGAACGTCAGGCGGACACCGTCGACTTGGCGGAGCGGGCGCGCAGCACGACCCACAGGAGCAGGCCGATGACGGCCTGCGCGATGGCGGTGACCGCGATCGCCGTGTGGATGCCGGAGAGCTCCTGGGCGACCGTGGGGGTACCCGTGCCGATCACGGCGGCGAAGACCGCGCTGACCAGTGGAATGCCGATCGCGATACCGACCTGCTGGCTCTGGGTCGCCATGCCGGTGGCCATGCCCTGGGAGTCGGCGTCGGCGGACGACGTGGCGATCACCATGAAGCACAGCGCGGCGAGCATGGAGAAGAACGCGTTGACGAACTGGGTGACCATCAGTGGCACCAGCCAGGCGGAGTCGGCCGACGCCCACGCTCCGAACAGCATGAACACGCCCTGGAGCAACAGCGACACGCCGAGCAGCGACCGCGGCGTCACCTTCTGCAGGATGCGGGGGCCCACCACGCCGGCGATGATCTGCCCCACGCCGATGCCGAGCAGGACCAGTCCCGCGAGCAGGGACGACAGTCCCAGCACGTTCTGCACGTACAGCCCGGTGAAGAAGATCAGCGCGGTCTCGCCGCCGAAGATGAACAGCGCGGCCAGGTTCCCGAAGGCGATGTCGGGCTTCTTCAGGATCCGGACAGGGACCAG
The DNA window shown above is from Streptomyces sp. NBC_00247 and carries:
- a CDS encoding helix-turn-helix transcriptional regulator, producing MNANLGSYLRQMRERVQPEQRGLPAGGARRVPGLRREEVAALAGVSQTYYTRLEQSITAHASPQVLLSIARALELSNDEQDYLLKIGSPERPGQLRPAQDGQLAPSTRMLLASLDGVAAAVLNYRCDIVGWNPLFHSLLAPHLDFALTDDPELRPNIIKLNFLDEHVRSLYADWRTESESNVAYLRFISGGHRHDRRLAELIGELIIHSDEFGALWPRQDVANCVEGTKLFHHPAVGELDLMYQSAQLPDGNILKVYHAEPDSPHEASLRLLRVDWRS